The Catenuloplanes niger genome includes a window with the following:
- the der gene encoding ribosome biogenesis GTPase Der: MSEIVDAPAAVAVVNPVVAVVGRPNVGKSTLVNRIIGRRQAVVQDTPGVTRDRVPYDAEWLGRQFTVVDTGGWEPDAKDRAAAIAAQAEAAIATADVVLFVVDAVVGSTNVDEAAVKMLRRSHKPVILVANKVDNQNLEVEATSLWSLGLGQPYPVSALHGRGSGELLDALLDAMPDAPRLVEETERGPRRVALVGRPNVGKSSLLNRLAKEERAVVDSVAGTTVDPVDSLVELGGEVWQFVDTAGLRKRVGQASGTEYYASLRTNAALEAAEVAVVLLDASEVISEQDQRILSMVVESGRAVVIAFNKWDLVDDDRRHYLDKEIERELRRIPWAVRVNVSAKSGRAVDKLAPAIRKALASWELRVPTGHLNQWLTALTQATPHPVRGGRAPRILFATQPGVAPPRFVLFTTGPLDAGYQRFVERKLREEFGFEGSPIEIAVKPRKQLGPGGRGKAHG; encoded by the coding sequence ATGTCGGAAATAGTGGATGCCCCCGCCGCGGTGGCCGTGGTCAATCCGGTCGTGGCCGTGGTCGGTCGCCCGAACGTGGGCAAGTCGACGCTGGTCAACCGGATCATCGGCCGCCGTCAGGCGGTCGTGCAGGACACCCCGGGCGTGACCCGCGACCGGGTGCCGTACGACGCGGAGTGGCTCGGCCGCCAGTTCACCGTGGTCGACACCGGCGGCTGGGAGCCGGACGCGAAGGACCGCGCCGCCGCCATCGCCGCCCAGGCCGAGGCCGCGATCGCCACCGCCGACGTGGTGCTGTTCGTGGTCGACGCGGTCGTCGGCAGCACGAACGTGGACGAGGCCGCGGTCAAGATGCTGCGCCGCAGCCACAAGCCGGTCATCCTGGTGGCGAACAAGGTCGACAACCAGAACCTCGAGGTCGAGGCGACCAGCCTGTGGTCGCTCGGGCTCGGCCAGCCGTACCCCGTCTCCGCGCTGCACGGCCGGGGCTCCGGCGAACTGCTGGACGCGCTGCTCGACGCGATGCCCGACGCGCCGCGCCTGGTCGAGGAGACCGAGCGTGGCCCGCGTCGCGTCGCGCTGGTCGGCCGGCCGAACGTCGGCAAGTCCAGCCTGCTCAACCGGCTGGCCAAGGAGGAGCGCGCGGTCGTCGACTCGGTCGCCGGCACCACGGTCGACCCGGTGGACAGCCTGGTCGAGCTGGGCGGCGAGGTCTGGCAGTTCGTCGACACCGCCGGGCTGCGCAAGCGCGTCGGCCAGGCCAGCGGCACGGAGTACTACGCGTCGCTGCGCACCAACGCGGCGCTCGAGGCCGCCGAGGTCGCGGTCGTGCTGCTCGACGCGTCCGAGGTGATCAGCGAGCAGGACCAGCGCATCCTGAGCATGGTCGTCGAGTCCGGGCGCGCGGTGGTCATCGCGTTCAACAAGTGGGACCTGGTCGACGACGACCGCCGCCACTACCTGGACAAGGAGATCGAGCGCGAGCTGCGCCGCATCCCCTGGGCCGTCCGGGTCAACGTCTCCGCGAAGTCCGGGCGTGCGGTCGACAAGCTGGCACCGGCGATCCGCAAGGCGCTGGCCAGCTGGGAGCTGCGCGTGCCGACCGGGCACCTCAACCAGTGGCTGACCGCGCTCACCCAGGCCACGCCGCACCCGGTCCGCGGCGGTCGCGCGCCGCGCATCCTGTTCGCCACCCAGCCGGGCGTCGCGCCGCCGCGGTTCGTGCTGTTCACGACCGGGCCGCTGGACGCCGGCTACCAGCGATTCGTGGAGCGGAAGCTGCGCGAGGAGTTCGGGTTCGAGGGGTCGCCGATCGAGATCGCGGTCAAGCCCCGCAAGCAGCTCGGCCCGGGCGGGCGCGGCAAGGCGCACGGCTGA
- a CDS encoding zinc-binding dehydrogenase: MIRSAAPSTRQEARTRVVAGRSTGVVPVGYGAGWPDRVRAVAPRGVDAVLDASGHGMLPGSIALRGTTDRIVTIADPDAFALGIPFSTGGEQTPEFLAETARWVTDRGVRIAHRRGYPLAEAAAAHAESERGHPHGKLTLDLR; this comes from the coding sequence GTGATCCGCAGCGCCGCGCCGTCGACCCGCCAGGAGGCCCGCACCCGGGTGGTGGCCGGCCGGTCGACCGGCGTGGTCCCGGTCGGTTACGGCGCCGGCTGGCCGGACCGGGTCCGCGCGGTCGCGCCGCGGGGCGTGGACGCGGTGCTGGACGCCTCCGGCCACGGCATGCTGCCCGGCTCGATCGCGCTGCGCGGCACCACGGACCGGATCGTCACGATCGCCGACCCGGACGCGTTCGCACTCGGCATCCCGTTCTCCACCGGCGGCGAGCAGACACCGGAGTTCCTGGCGGAGACCGCACGATGGGTCACCGACCGCGGCGTCCGGATCGCGCACCGGCGCGGCTACCCGCTCGCCGAGGCCGCCGCCGCGCACGCGGAGAGCGAGCGCGGTCACCCGCACGGCAAGCTGACCCTCGACCTGCGTTGA
- a CDS encoding response regulator transcription factor — MTRRVAAAGGRWETDVVPGWGTTVTATLPLAAGGAEAVAATWPAAASGAVRRARLNARELEVLDGIARGLRNRAIAAELRLSEHTVKFHVRNLLEKLGVSSRGEAAALVRVNQG, encoded by the coding sequence GTGACGCGACGGGTCGCCGCGGCCGGTGGCCGCTGGGAGACCGACGTGGTGCCGGGGTGGGGGACCACGGTCACCGCGACGCTGCCGCTGGCCGCCGGTGGCGCCGAGGCGGTCGCCGCGACGTGGCCGGCCGCGGCGTCCGGCGCGGTGCGGCGGGCCCGGCTCAACGCGCGGGAGCTGGAGGTGCTGGACGGGATCGCGCGCGGGCTGCGCAACCGGGCGATCGCGGCGGAGCTGCGGCTGAGTGAGCACACGGTCAAGTTCCACGTCCGCAACCTCCTGGAGAAGCTGGGCGTGAGCTCGCGCGGCGAGGCCGCCGCGCTCGTGCGTGTCAACCAAGGTTGA
- a CDS encoding helix-turn-helix domain-containing protein, with the protein MSEGTDLATAAAGPDVKVGLRATVALRKLAERLEALQVANARRQGWSWQEIADALEVSRQAVHKKHAGRARGNGDV; encoded by the coding sequence ATGAGTGAGGGAACGGATCTCGCCACCGCGGCGGCCGGGCCCGACGTGAAGGTCGGGCTGCGGGCCACGGTGGCGCTGCGGAAACTGGCCGAGCGCCTGGAGGCGCTCCAGGTGGCCAACGCACGACGCCAGGGCTGGTCCTGGCAGGAGATCGCCGACGCGCTGGAGGTCTCCCGGCAGGCCGTGCACAAGAAGCACGCCGGACGAGCGAGGGGGAACGGGGATGTTTGA
- a CDS encoding Clp protease N-terminal domain-containing protein yields MFERFTAEARAVVIQAQVEARELGHPRIGTEHVLLALLGADAGEAGYVLRGAGLDRDTVRARIQALRNRSTLGPEDAVALRAIGIDLDAVLARMDETFGVQPVDPRPEPGRKWWQLPKGGHIPFSPPAKKTLELALREALALRSRQLRPEHILLGLLREEQGLGPRVLVDAGLDLQVLRQDVLAALPEAA; encoded by the coding sequence ATGTTTGAGCGATTCACCGCCGAGGCGCGGGCCGTGGTCATCCAGGCCCAGGTCGAGGCGCGCGAGCTGGGGCACCCGAGGATCGGCACCGAGCACGTGCTCCTCGCGCTGCTCGGCGCGGACGCGGGCGAGGCCGGATACGTGCTGCGCGGCGCCGGTCTCGACCGCGACACCGTGCGGGCGCGCATCCAGGCGCTGCGCAACCGGTCCACGCTCGGGCCGGAGGACGCGGTCGCGCTGCGTGCGATCGGCATCGACCTGGACGCGGTGCTGGCCCGGATGGACGAGACGTTCGGCGTGCAGCCGGTGGACCCGCGACCGGAGCCGGGCCGCAAATGGTGGCAGCTGCCGAAGGGCGGGCACATCCCGTTCAGCCCACCCGCGAAGAAGACGTTGGAGCTGGCGTTGCGCGAGGCGCTCGCGCTGCGCTCCCGGCAGCTGCGGCCGGAACACATCCTGCTCGGCCTGCTGCGCGAGGAGCAGGGGCTGGGCCCGCGCGTGCTGGTCGACGCGGGCCTCGACCTCCAGGTGCTGCGTCAGGACGTGCTGGCCGCGCTTCCCGAGGCGGCCTGA
- a CDS encoding GDSL-type esterase/lipase family protein: MSILKRLAILVLAVLLLPAAPAVAHGPAPGSLADPNLHFAGRWDTGDPGTYVGNWGAPYVTATFTGSTLTARVRDTVSLYVSIDGGADTLHENVRGAVDLTPARLRPGVHTVRLSYRTGDVPSCATWPAPCATFQGFVLGRGERTLPRRNPRTLVEFVGDSITVGALSSRNSLTSYAWQTGERLGADRTNIARSGACLVDIPGTCFGIGANYRKQAIAGTVDWDFSRYRADAVVINLGTNDAGRGVSGADFQAAYERLLREVRAAHPSAHVFALETLRRRYVAETQAAVRAVADPRVHWVSTEGWLAEADYVDGGHPTDAGHAKIAERLAPVVAGHLGLRLAGAPTDPNLTFTGRWDTSDPATYRANWAGSYLTTRYSGATAALLLRGTIDVWVSVDGGPDQLLAGVSGRVGLPSPPSARPWHTLRVAYRNVDGSYRGDAAFQGLALEPGARTAPWTSRRLIEFVGDSITRGSTSSMTTLTSYGWLAGERLGARHTHIAYGGGCLISAADGCAGMRERYFRSGFAADSPPWDFSRYHADAVVINLGTNDLSHRVPAADFQAGYVRFLRDVRAVHPRAKILVLGTFAGRYLPETEAAVALVNDPRTSFVDTTGWLPPEGLTDRVHPNDLGHRLIADRLTPLL; the protein is encoded by the coding sequence ATGTCGATTCTCAAGCGCCTCGCGATCCTGGTGCTCGCGGTCCTGCTCCTGCCCGCGGCGCCGGCCGTCGCGCACGGTCCCGCCCCGGGCTCGCTCGCGGACCCGAACCTGCACTTCGCCGGCCGGTGGGACACCGGCGACCCGGGCACGTACGTCGGCAACTGGGGCGCGCCCTACGTCACCGCCACGTTCACCGGCAGCACGCTGACCGCGCGGGTCCGCGACACGGTCAGCCTCTACGTCAGCATCGACGGCGGCGCGGACACGCTGCACGAGAACGTGCGCGGTGCGGTCGACCTCACGCCCGCGCGGCTGCGGCCCGGCGTGCACACGGTGCGGCTCTCCTACCGCACCGGTGACGTCCCGAGCTGCGCCACCTGGCCGGCGCCGTGCGCGACGTTCCAGGGATTCGTGCTGGGCCGCGGCGAGCGCACGCTGCCGCGACGGAACCCGCGCACGCTCGTCGAGTTCGTCGGCGACTCGATCACGGTGGGCGCGCTGTCCAGCAGGAACTCGCTCACCAGCTATGCCTGGCAGACCGGTGAGCGGCTCGGCGCCGACCGTACCAACATCGCCCGCTCCGGCGCGTGCCTGGTCGACATCCCGGGCACCTGCTTCGGCATCGGGGCCAACTACCGGAAACAGGCCATCGCCGGCACGGTGGACTGGGACTTCTCCCGGTACCGCGCGGACGCGGTGGTGATCAATCTCGGCACGAACGACGCCGGCCGGGGCGTCTCCGGGGCGGACTTCCAGGCGGCCTACGAACGGCTGCTGCGTGAGGTGCGCGCGGCCCACCCGTCGGCGCACGTCTTCGCGCTCGAGACACTTCGCCGGCGGTACGTGGCGGAGACCCAGGCCGCGGTGCGGGCGGTCGCCGACCCGCGGGTGCACTGGGTGAGCACCGAGGGGTGGCTGGCCGAGGCGGACTACGTGGACGGCGGGCACCCGACGGACGCCGGGCACGCGAAGATCGCGGAGCGGCTGGCACCGGTCGTCGCGGGACACCTCGGGCTGCGGCTGGCGGGTGCGCCGACCGACCCGAACCTGACGTTCACCGGCCGCTGGGACACGTCCGATCCGGCGACGTACCGGGCGAACTGGGCCGGGTCCTACCTGACCACGCGCTACTCCGGCGCTACGGCGGCGCTGCTGCTGCGCGGCACGATCGACGTGTGGGTGAGCGTCGACGGCGGTCCGGACCAGCTGCTGGCCGGGGTGAGCGGACGGGTCGGGCTGCCCTCGCCGCCGTCCGCCCGGCCCTGGCACACGCTGCGGGTGGCCTATCGCAACGTGGACGGGTCCTACCGTGGCGACGCGGCGTTCCAGGGGCTCGCCCTCGAGCCGGGCGCGCGCACGGCGCCGTGGACGTCGCGGCGGCTGATCGAGTTCGTCGGCGACTCGATCACGCGCGGCAGCACGTCCAGCATGACCACGCTGACCAGCTACGGCTGGCTGGCCGGCGAGCGGCTGGGCGCCCGCCACACGCACATCGCGTACGGTGGCGGCTGCCTGATCTCGGCGGCCGACGGGTGCGCGGGCATGCGGGAGCGCTACTTCCGCTCCGGCTTCGCGGCCGATTCGCCGCCCTGGGACTTCTCCCGCTACCACGCCGACGCCGTGGTGATCAACCTGGGCACGAACGACCTGAGCCACCGGGTGCCGGCCGCCGATTTCCAGGCCGGCTACGTGCGGTTCCTGCGCGACGTGCGGGCCGTCCACCCCAGGGCGAAGATCCTGGTCCTCGGTACGTTCGCGGGCCGCTACCTGCCGGAGACGGAAGCCGCGGTCGCACTGGTGAACGACCCGCGCACGAGCTTCGTCGACACCACGGGCTGGCTGCCGCCCGAGGGGCTGACCGACCGCGTCCACCCGAACGACCTGGGCCACCGCCTGATCGCCGACCGCCTGACGCCGCTGCTCTGA
- a CDS encoding septum formation initiator has product MSRRTVLAVAGWLAAAVVATLIGLAAVRLIGESITGTPGGVLSEREVLAALDSLSPPASPSAAHPSPAAPSLSTPASPAPSASPAPSASPAPDASPAPDASPAPDRRRSFAVSGGTAVAGCAPDGRAELITWSAAPGWSIARVERGPAREARVEFENAESESELRIRCSAGLPVQHDSGAADD; this is encoded by the coding sequence ATGAGTCGCCGTACCGTGCTCGCCGTGGCCGGGTGGCTGGCCGCCGCGGTCGTCGCCACGCTCATCGGCCTGGCGGCCGTCCGCCTGATCGGCGAGAGCATCACCGGTACGCCCGGCGGCGTGCTCTCCGAGCGGGAGGTGCTGGCCGCGCTGGACTCGCTGTCCCCGCCCGCGTCGCCGTCCGCCGCGCACCCGTCACCGGCCGCGCCGTCGCTGTCGACGCCCGCGTCACCGGCGCCGTCCGCGTCACCGGCGCCGTCCGCGTCACCGGCGCCGGACGCGTCACCGGCGCCGGACGCGTCACCGGCGCCGGACCGGCGGAGGTCCTTCGCGGTGTCCGGTGGCACGGCCGTGGCCGGCTGCGCCCCGGACGGCCGCGCGGAACTGATCACCTGGTCGGCGGCGCCGGGCTGGTCCATCGCGCGGGTGGAGCGCGGCCCGGCCCGCGAGGCACGGGTCGAGTTCGAGAACGCGGAGTCCGAGTCCGAGCTGCGGATCCGCTGCTCCGCCGGCCTACCTGTGCAGCACGACTCCGGCGCCGCCGACGACTGA
- a CDS encoding response regulator transcription factor: MARLLLIEDDLTIRLPLVRALTERGHAVAAAGTALDGVRLALDERPDLVVLDLGLPDLDGRETLRMVRAVSAVPVIVATARDDETEIVRVLDAGADDYLVKPFSAAQLDARVRAVLRRGAPAGDADATITVGELRIDPRARVVTLAGAPVELTPREFDLLHHLAGRAGEVVTKRDLLTEVWRIPYGGADKTVDVHISWLRRKLGENAAAPRYLHTVRGVGVRLSAP, encoded by the coding sequence GTGGCCCGACTGCTCCTGATCGAGGACGATCTGACGATCCGCCTGCCGTTGGTCCGCGCGCTCACCGAGCGCGGGCACGCGGTCGCGGCGGCCGGCACCGCGTTGGACGGCGTCCGCCTCGCGCTCGACGAACGGCCCGACCTCGTCGTGCTCGACCTGGGACTGCCCGATCTGGACGGCCGCGAGACGCTGCGCATGGTGCGCGCGGTCAGCGCGGTCCCGGTGATCGTGGCCACCGCGCGCGACGACGAGACCGAGATCGTCCGGGTGCTCGACGCGGGCGCGGACGACTACCTGGTCAAGCCGTTCAGCGCGGCGCAGTTGGACGCGCGGGTGCGCGCGGTGCTGCGGCGCGGCGCACCGGCCGGCGACGCCGACGCCACGATCACGGTCGGCGAGCTGCGCATCGACCCACGCGCGCGGGTGGTCACGCTCGCGGGTGCGCCGGTCGAGCTGACGCCGCGCGAGTTCGACCTGCTGCACCATCTGGCCGGGCGGGCCGGTGAGGTGGTCACCAAGCGGGACCTGCTCACCGAGGTGTGGCGGATCCCGTACGGCGGCGCGGACAAGACCGTCGACGTGCACATCTCCTGGCTGCGCCGCAAGCTCGGCGAGAACGCGGCCGCGCCCCGCTACCTGCACACGGTCCGCGGCGTCGGCGTGCGGCTGAGCGCACCGTGA
- a CDS encoding sensor histidine kinase, which produces MRGRLALLVAATTGLTMIAFLVPLAMLLRDVAADRATVTATADAQAIVSVVGAADAPTVRLTVDRLALAAGRPVTVFLADGTVLGDPVAPTPATRLGATGRSLTARTADGGREIVIAVQGRAEGTAVIRTLVPAAELHRGVLRSWLLLAVLAAVLALLGLAVADRLARALVRPIVALSEVSHRLAGAELTARAQPAGPPEVREVAGALNHLAGRIQELLRAEREHVADLSHRLRTPLTALRLEAESMRDRDEAARIQAAADGVESAVTAVIRAARAATSAGAVTAGECDAAAVVADRVEFWSVLAEDTGRGVTTEIAPGPLPVALTADDLAAAADALLGNVFAHTPDGTPFTVRLRRAPAGGATLTVADRGPGIPAGPVRRGASGGGSTGLGLDIARRAAQAAGGRLDLAAPDHGGAAITLHLGPPRA; this is translated from the coding sequence GTGAGGGGCCGGCTGGCGCTGCTGGTCGCCGCGACCACCGGCCTCACCATGATCGCGTTCCTGGTGCCGTTGGCGATGCTGCTGCGCGACGTCGCGGCGGACCGGGCCACCGTCACCGCGACCGCGGACGCGCAGGCCATCGTGTCCGTGGTCGGCGCCGCCGACGCGCCCACCGTGCGCCTGACCGTGGACCGGCTCGCGCTCGCCGCCGGCCGGCCGGTGACCGTGTTCCTCGCGGACGGCACGGTGCTGGGCGACCCGGTGGCGCCCACGCCCGCGACCCGGCTCGGCGCGACCGGCCGCAGCCTCACGGCCCGGACCGCGGACGGCGGCCGGGAGATCGTCATCGCGGTCCAGGGCCGAGCCGAGGGTACGGCCGTGATCCGCACGCTCGTCCCGGCCGCCGAACTGCACCGGGGCGTGCTGCGGTCCTGGCTGCTGCTGGCCGTGCTCGCGGCGGTGCTGGCGCTGCTCGGGCTGGCCGTCGCGGACCGGCTGGCCCGCGCGCTGGTCCGGCCGATCGTGGCGCTCTCCGAGGTCTCGCACCGGCTGGCCGGCGCGGAGCTGACCGCGCGCGCCCAGCCGGCCGGGCCGCCCGAGGTGCGCGAGGTCGCCGGCGCGCTGAACCACCTGGCCGGCCGCATCCAGGAGCTGCTGCGGGCGGAACGGGAACACGTGGCCGACCTGTCCCACCGGCTGCGGACGCCGCTGACCGCGCTGCGGCTGGAGGCCGAGTCGATGCGGGACCGCGACGAGGCCGCGCGGATCCAGGCCGCGGCGGACGGCGTGGAGAGCGCGGTCACCGCCGTGATCCGGGCCGCGCGCGCCGCGACCTCGGCCGGCGCGGTGACCGCGGGGGAGTGCGACGCCGCGGCCGTGGTCGCGGACCGCGTCGAGTTCTGGAGCGTCCTGGCGGAGGACACCGGCCGGGGCGTGACCACCGAGATCGCGCCCGGCCCGCTGCCGGTCGCGCTGACCGCGGACGATCTGGCGGCCGCGGCCGACGCGCTGCTCGGCAACGTCTTCGCCCACACGCCGGACGGCACCCCGTTCACGGTACGGCTGCGCCGCGCGCCGGCCGGCGGCGCGACGCTCACCGTGGCGGACCGGGGCCCGGGCATCCCGGCCGGACCGGTCCGCCGCGGCGCGAGCGGCGGCGGTTCGACCGGCCTCGGCCTGGACATCGCCCGCCGCGCGGCACAGGCGGCCGGTGGCCGGCTGGACCTGGCCGCGCCCGACCACGGCGGCGCCGCGATCACGCTGCACCTCGGCCCGCCGCGCGCCTGA
- a CDS encoding PepSY domain-containing protein, giving the protein MKRTTMLAAVAGAALVLGFGGTAVAAGLSDDSGSATSGLGAAATPSAPPTTGGPVTPRSTPSSATPSSSASSASASSAPAPVAGGPVSRERAVAIARAYLGFGTVREVESDDVHDVPTWKVEFTTGDGRREIDVEKATGRVINDELDDRGGRDSDDDHGGRHGDDD; this is encoded by the coding sequence ATGAAGCGCACGACGATGCTGGCCGCGGTGGCCGGGGCCGCGCTGGTGCTGGGCTTCGGCGGCACCGCGGTGGCCGCCGGCCTGAGCGACGACTCCGGCAGCGCCACCAGCGGCCTGGGCGCGGCAGCCACGCCGTCCGCGCCCCCGACCACCGGCGGCCCGGTCACGCCCCGGTCCACTCCCTCGTCCGCCACGCCGTCCTCGTCCGCCTCGTCCGCGTCCGCCTCGTCGGCGCCGGCGCCGGTCGCCGGTGGGCCGGTGAGCCGGGAGCGGGCGGTGGCGATCGCGCGGGCCTACCTGGGCTTCGGGACCGTGCGCGAGGTGGAGAGCGACGACGTCCACGACGTCCCCACCTGGAAGGTGGAGTTCACCACGGGCGACGGCCGCCGCGAGATCGACGTCGAGAAGGCCACCGGCCGAGTGATCAACGACGAGCTCGACGACCGCGGCGGCCGCGACAGCGACGACGACCACGGCGGACGCCACGGCGACGACGACTGA
- a CDS encoding anthrone oxygenase family protein, which produces MDLLADATLVLAGTLTALIAGLFFSFSFVTNRGLGRLGDTGYLRAMQSINVAIVNPVFLVAFLGPLVLLPLALILRLQDGWSAVGGLLLAASVLYIVGGFGVTVGANIPLNNRLDAVDLVSATDAEASSVRRWFEEPWARWHALRTVATTLSVALMLIAALMS; this is translated from the coding sequence ATGGATCTACTCGCCGACGCGACGCTGGTGCTGGCCGGTACGCTGACCGCGCTCATCGCCGGCCTGTTCTTCTCGTTCTCGTTCGTCACCAACCGGGGCCTCGGCCGGCTCGGCGACACCGGCTACCTGCGCGCCATGCAGTCGATCAACGTGGCGATCGTGAACCCGGTGTTCCTGGTCGCCTTCCTCGGACCGCTGGTGCTGCTGCCGCTGGCGCTGATCCTCCGCCTGCAGGACGGCTGGTCGGCCGTGGGCGGCCTGCTGCTCGCCGCCTCCGTGCTCTACATCGTGGGCGGCTTCGGCGTCACGGTCGGCGCGAACATCCCGCTGAACAACCGGCTGGACGCGGTCGACCTGGTCTCCGCGACCGACGCGGAGGCCAGCTCGGTGCGCCGCTGGTTCGAGGAGCCGTGGGCCCGGTGGCACGCGCTGCGCACCGTCGCGACCACGCTGTCGGTCGCGCTGATGCTGATCGCCGCGCTGATGTCTTAA
- a CDS encoding LysR family transcriptional regulator, with protein sequence MGDRREPSIHQLRLLLGLAAHLHFGRAAEALRISQSALSMQIRALEDRLGVRLVERTSRTAELTTAGRALLPAIEETVAAVDRLLEAAAARSADLDRELIVGAVDTEAAMPHTAAILRRVQTGEPPIRVSVRSIGFVDQIRALTSGKVDVAFLRPPLPPGIESLQLATEPRVACLSANDPLARAGRPVPLARLARHPVLDVPAGVPRDWWSFWAADPRPDGAPVTYGPVVGDLETLLRAVAEGRGIAFLPAAARTMFARPGVTYVDVTGLPPSTSALAWLAENSSAPAIAAIRAAAWSLLKT encoded by the coding sequence ATGGGCGACCGCCGTGAGCCGAGCATCCACCAGTTGCGGCTGCTCCTCGGCCTCGCCGCCCACCTCCACTTCGGACGCGCGGCCGAGGCGCTGCGGATCAGCCAGTCCGCGCTCAGCATGCAGATCCGCGCGCTGGAGGACCGGCTCGGCGTGCGGCTGGTCGAGCGCACCAGCCGGACCGCGGAGCTGACCACGGCCGGGCGCGCGCTGCTGCCGGCGATCGAGGAGACCGTGGCGGCCGTCGACCGGCTGCTCGAGGCGGCCGCGGCCCGCAGCGCCGACCTGGACCGCGAGCTGATCGTCGGCGCGGTCGACACCGAGGCCGCGATGCCGCACACCGCCGCGATCCTGCGCCGGGTGCAGACCGGTGAACCGCCGATCCGGGTGAGCGTGCGCAGCATCGGGTTCGTCGACCAGATCCGCGCGCTGACCAGTGGCAAGGTGGACGTCGCGTTTCTCCGGCCGCCGCTGCCGCCGGGCATCGAGTCGCTGCAGCTGGCCACCGAGCCGCGCGTCGCCTGCCTGTCCGCGAACGATCCGCTCGCCCGCGCGGGCCGCCCGGTGCCGCTGGCCCGGCTGGCCCGGCACCCGGTCCTGGACGTGCCGGCCGGCGTACCGCGGGACTGGTGGTCGTTCTGGGCCGCCGACCCGCGGCCGGACGGGGCGCCGGTCACCTACGGCCCGGTCGTCGGCGACCTGGAGACGCTGTTGCGGGCGGTCGCGGAGGGGCGCGGCATCGCGTTCCTGCCGGCGGCGGCGCGCACCATGTTCGCCCGGCCCGGTGTGACCTATGTGGACGTCACCGGCCTGCCACCGTCCACCTCGGCGCTGGCCTGGCTCGCGGAGAACTCGTCCGCCCCGGCGATCGCGGCCATCCGCGCGGCCGCCTGGAGTCTGCTGAAGACCTGA
- a CDS encoding SigE family RNA polymerase sigma factor, translated as MTFDEYVLARGPALVRFARLLTGDEHRAEDLVQDVLATAYVRWRRVGAVDRPDLYVRRMLVNAHHSWRRRLMNREVSVDTVRETPSVRDAAAETDERDAMWRLVTRLSPRQRTVIVLRYYEDYDDATIAELLQCSQGTVRTQAKRALDRLQTLTGRGETADVRRS; from the coding sequence GTGACGTTCGATGAGTACGTGCTGGCGCGGGGCCCGGCCCTGGTGCGGTTCGCGCGGCTGCTGACGGGCGACGAGCACCGGGCCGAGGACCTGGTGCAGGACGTGCTCGCCACCGCCTACGTGCGATGGCGGCGGGTGGGCGCGGTGGACCGGCCGGACCTCTACGTCCGGCGGATGCTGGTCAACGCGCACCACTCGTGGCGGCGCCGGCTGATGAACCGTGAGGTCAGCGTGGACACGGTGCGGGAGACCCCGAGCGTGCGGGACGCCGCGGCCGAGACCGACGAACGGGACGCGATGTGGCGGCTGGTCACCCGGCTGTCACCACGGCAGCGGACCGTGATCGTGCTGCGGTACTACGAGGACTACGACGACGCGACCATCGCGGAACTGTTGCAGTGCAGTCAGGGCACCGTCCGCACCCAGGCGAAACGCGCCCTGGACAGGTTGCAGACCCTGACCGGCCGAGGGGAGACCGCCGATGTCCGCCGATCGTGA